A stretch of Aspergillus nidulans FGSC A4 chromosome VI DNA encodes these proteins:
- a CDS encoding cystathionine gamma-synthase (transcript_id=CADANIAT00009578) produces the protein MTHRSDEALIKFQYDWPAAFMLIAEIAAHFLICRHNSSQNSGLQGQFSPSSYTLSHIAGAAGQFDLETRVLSPKIMLQEPGGPVPPNTDHAVSVSLPTWEANVAYEEGELWLVNKMQCGYPRFFVHPIIQELAQEIVARFGNPEYEATTLFPSPNTARVCHTFILSRISREEAHKIRVLDFVPTKELETELSTIQSLLSCVIYPKEHAKIAKQAWQHTGDGVSSRRGEFCLGALKDGLLTERKNVTGDATRQIIHKGPRRYQGKGSINGIGKVSSHNAVSANKPHEGRESVQFIEERFGRNLSTSLASKAKIAVRRRIAGVLTADVELNEALEKASQEGRVAGLSESDVFLFPSGMSSIFNSHRLLLEARGSMKSVCFGFPYIDTLKILEKWGPGCVFYGRGSSEDLNDLEARLAGGERFLALFTEFPGNPLLKTPDLKRIRALANKYEFAVVVDETVGNFLNINVLSHADIVVSSLTKIFSGDSNVMGGSAVLNPHGRYYPLLKDTFNRGYEDNLWVEDAVFLERNSRDFVSRIEKINHTTEVITAMLQESPIVKNVYYPKFSPTLPFYEAFRTPNGGYGGLFSVTFHSTAEAIAFFDNLEVHKGPSLGTNFTLSSPYTLLAHYSELDWASSFGVEFDLVRISVGLEDVPLLRAKVQQALDAVAKISK, from the exons ATGACTCACCGCTCTGATGAAGCATTAATTAAGTTCCAATATGATTGGCCCGCTGCCTTCATGCTCATCGCCGAGATCGCTGCTCACTTCTTAATTTGCCGTCACAACTCAAGCCAGAACTCCGGTTTGCAAGGCCAAttttctccatcctcatataCCTTATCTCATATTGCAGGCGCAGCTGGTCAATTTGACTTAGAAACCAGGGTCTTATCCCCAAAAATAATGCTTCAGGAACCCGGAGGCCCGGTACCCCCAAACACAGATCAT GCTGTGAGCGTGTCACTTCCCACATGGGAAGCGAACGTGGCGTACGAAGAGGGGGAGCTATGGCTTGTAAATAAGATGCAATGCGGTTATCCCCGATTCTTTGTCCATCCCATCATCCAGGAGCTCGCCCAAGAAATTGTTGCTCGATTTGGGAATCCAGAATATGAGGCAACGacccttttcccttctccGAACACTGCGCGAGTGTGTCACACATTCATCCTATCAAGAATTTCACGCGAAGAAGCACATAAAATTCGCGTCCTTGACTTTGTTCCTaccaaggagctggaaaccGAGCTGAGCACCATTCAGTCACTTCTATCGTGCGTTATATATCCTAAGGAGCACGCAAAAATCGCGAAACAAGCGTGGCAACATACGGGTGACGGCGTTTCAAGCAGGCGGGGTGAATTCTGTCTTGGTGCTCTGAAGGATGGTCTTCTTACGGAAAGGAAAAATGTTACAGGAGATGCAACGCGCCAAATCATCCACAAGGGCCCTCGGAGATATCAGGGAAAGGGTTCAATAAACGGGATAGGTAAAGTTTCATCACATAACGCAGTTTCAGCCAACAAACCGCACGAAGGACGTGAGTCAGTTCAGTTTATTGAAGAACGGTTTGGAAGGAACTTGAGTACCTCACTAGCCAGCAAGGCAAAGATTGCCGTACGCAGGCGAATAGCAGGTGTGCTGACGGCAGACGTGGAATTGAATGAGGCTTTGGAGAAAGCCTCACAGGAAGGAAGAGTAGCAGGGCTTTCAGAATCGGATgttttccttttcccaaGCGGCATGAGTTCGATCTTCAATTCCCACAGGTTGCTCCTCGAAGCGAGGGGTTCTATGAAAAGCGTCTGCTTCGGATTCCCCTACATTGATACATTGAAAATCCTTGAGAAATGGGGCCCCGGATGTGTCTTTTACGGGCGAGGGTCATCTGAGGATCTAAATGATCTGGAGGCACGGTTAGCCGGTGGAGAGAGATTCTTGGCTCTCTTCACTGAATTCCCGGGCAATCCCCTTCTCAAGACACCTGATCTTAAGCGGATCCGAGCCTTAGCCAACAAGTATGAGTTTGCGGTGGTCGTCGATGAAACAGTGGGAAATTTTCTCAACATCAACGTGCTTTCTCACGCGGACATCGTGGTCAGTAGTTTGACGAAAATCTTCAGCGGAGACAGCAATGTTATGGGAGGGAGTGCGGTGCTAAATCCGCACGGTCGATACTATCCATTATTGAAAGATACATTCAACCGGGGCTATGAAGACAACTTATGGGTAGAAGAtgccgtcttcctcgaaagGAACAGCCGCGACTTCGTTTCTCGCATTGAAAAAATCAATCATACAACAGAGGTGATAACAGCAATGCTCCAAGAATCTCCAATTG TTAAGAATGTGTATTACCCTAAGTTCAGTCCTACACTGCCTTTCTACGAGGCATTTCGCACTCCAAATGGAGGCTATGGTGGTTTGTTCTCTGTCACTTTCCACTCCACAGCAGAGGCGATTGCCTTCTTCGACAACCTAGAAGTCCACAAGGGACCCAGTCTTGGGACTAACTTCACGCTGAG TTCTCCGTATACGCTACTTGCTCACTATAGTGAGCTTGACTGG GCAAGCTCATTTGGCGTAGAGTTTGACTTGGTGCGGATAAGCGTCGGTTTGGAAGATGTCCCATTGCTTCGCGCTAAAGTGCAACAAGCACTTGATGCAGTCGCTAAGATATCTAAATAG